AAGGCAAACTGGTCGCGGTCGCCGAGGCCGACAGCCGCGTCGGCGGTGCGGTCGGCAGCGGCGAGCGGCGAGGCCCAGCTGGCGATGTCGAGGAGGTCGGCCTGTCGCGCCATGCCCGCCTCCAGCGGCGCGAAGATCCGCCCGAAGGCCTCGGCGGCGTCGATCTCGGCGGCCATCGCGGAGACCCCCGACGGGTTCGGGTCGGACACGCCCGATGCCACGAGCCGGGTGCGGACGGCCTCTCGCGTCGAGTCGGTCACGAGCCCCTCGGCGGCGACCTCCGCCTCGCTCCGCACGGTCTGCGACGACGGGATCGGCGCAGCCTGCTCGACGAGGCCGGGTGCGAGGCGCGGCCACAGGACCGCCATCGTGAACCAGATCAGCAGCAGCGCGACGAGCGCACCGAGGGGGCGCTTCGCGAGCGAGGACACCACGACGACGAGCGCCGCGACGATGCCCAGCGCCGCTAGCAGGCTGCCCCCCCAGGTGGCCGCGCCAGCGGGCGACAGTCCGCCGCCCACGGCGAGCCCTGCGCCGACGGCTACCGGCAGGGCCACGGCCGCCCACGCCAGCAGGATCGCCGCGAGCGTCTTGCCGACCACGATGGCGCCGGGCGACGCACCGGAGCTGACGGCGAAGGCGAGAGATCCGCTCTCTCGCTCGCCTGCGACGATGCCGTGCAGGAGAACCGCGAGCAGCAGGGGGACGAGCCAGAGGAGCACCGGGCCGACGCCTCGCGGGGCGCCGCGAGCGACCACGGCCGCGGCGTCGACGGCACGGAGTTGGGGCGCGTTGCGGCGGTGGGCTTCGAGCCACACCGACGAGCCGCCGGAGTCCCAGACGCCGCGGTCCAGGATCACGCCTGCCGGGAGGTCGCGGACGATGAAGTAGCCCCGGTGCGCGGCCTTGTGGATGTGGGTGCTGCCGAGCGCGAGCCACTGCTCGACCTCCTGCGCCTGGAGATCAGCGCGCTCGGCTTGCTCCGCCTGCCAAGCCCGATGCTCGACGACGGCCGCACCGACGCCGACGACGCCCGCGATCAGCACCATCAGCATGAGTGACCCGCTGCGGGCGAAGCTCGCCCACTCGTGGCGGAATACGGTCCAGACGCCGCTCATGATGCCGTCTCGAACACGCCGAGGTAGGCGTCCTCGACATCCGTGTACGAGCTCTCTGCCGGGTCGAGGGTGCGGACCGACCGCCCGTCCTTGAGGATCACGATCCGCGTCCCCATGTCCTTGGCACGGAACAGGTCGTGGGTCGCCATGATGACACCTGCGCCCTCGGCCGCGACGTCTTGGATCAGACGGGCGAAATCGACGGCCGACTTCGGGTCGAGGCCGGACGTCGGCTCGTCGAGGACGAGGAGGTCGGCGCCCTTGGCGAGCGCGATGGCGACGCCGACCTTCTGGCGCATCCCCTTGGAGTACCCATTCAGCCGTCGGTCCCAGGCCTCCTCTTGCAGGCCGACGCGGCGCAGGCAGCCCTCCAGGTGAGCGGACGAGAGATCCGCACCCCCGACGAGGGACGCGAAGTATCGAAGGTTCTCGCGCCCGGAGAACGCCTCGTGCAGCGCGACCCGCTCCGGGATGTAGGCCATCCGCCGGCGGGCCGCTTTCGCGTCGCGGGCGACGTCGAGCCCGGCGACATGGACCGCGCCCTCGCTCGGGGCTTCGAGGCCCAGGACCATCTTCAGCGTCGTCGTCTTGCCGGCGCCGTTGGGGCCCAGGAGGCACAGGACCTCACCCGCCGCCAACTGGAGCGACAGGCCCGCCACGGCAGTCGTCGTGCCGTAGCGTTTGGTGACGTCGTCGAGGGTCAGGAGGGCCATGGGTTGTCAGGGCACGCCGGTCGCCCGCTGGCGCGCGAGGCCCAGAGCAGGCGACCGGACCGAGTGCTAGCGCCGGAGCGAGCCCGCACCGAACTGGTACGTCAGGCCGACGAGACCCCAGGCAGGACGCCCGGGCGAGGCGGCAATCGCGTTGCCTCCGAAGTCGAACTCCGTCCGCTCCAGGTACTCGGCGTTGAGCGCGTTGAAGACCTAGCCCCGGAGACGAAGCTCAGGAACACCCGGGATCGCAGTCTCGGCGAAGAGGCTGACGACGGCGTACGGGTCCGTCTCGACCGTATTGGCGCGGTCGATGGCCCAGCTCCCCACGTAATCGACCGTGACGCCAGCCGCGGCGGTCGGGCGGCGCCAGGTGGCCCCGACGGACGCGAGGTGCTCGGGCGTCCCGACGACAGAGGTCCCGGCGAAGTCCGTCCCGCGCACCACGAACTCCTGCCACTCGGTATCGGTGAAGGCGTAGCTGCCGCGGACGCGTAGGCCGGGAAGGAGCGCGGCGAGCGACGCCTCGACCTC
This window of the Bacteroidota bacterium genome carries:
- a CDS encoding ABC transporter permease subunit, producing the protein MSGVWTVFRHEWASFARSGSLMLMVLIAGVVGVGAAVVEHRAWQAEQAERADLQAQEVEQWLALGSTHIHKAAHRGYFIVRDLPAGVILDRGVWDSGGSSVWLEAHRRNAPQLRAVDAAAVVARGAPRGVGPVLLWLVPLLLAVLLHGIVAGERESGSLAFAVSSGASPGAIVVGKTLAAILLAWAAVALPVAVGAGLAVGGGLSPAGAATWGGSLLAALGIVAALVVVVSSLAKRPLGALVALLLIWFTMAVLWPRLAPGLVEQAAPIPSSQTVRSEAEVAAEGLVTDSTREAVRTRLVASGVSDPNPSGVSAMAAEIDAAEAFGRIFAPLEAGMARQADLLDIASWASPLAAADRTADAAVGLGDRDQFAFEARAEAMRIGTQMALNEGWARIEAGDRGNAGLWRSVVDAAETTPAPGPAGGYAHWGLVLWTVLATGGLLWASRTVRTST
- a CDS encoding ABC transporter ATP-binding protein; translated protein: MALLTLDDVTKRYGTTTAVAGLSLQLAAGEVLCLLGPNGAGKTTTLKMVLGLEAPSEGAVHVAGLDVARDAKAARRRMAYIPERVALHEAFSGRENLRYFASLVGGADLSSAHLEGCLRRVGLQEEAWDRRLNGYSKGMRQKVGVAIALAKGADLLVLDEPTSGLDPKSAVDFARLIQDVAAEGAGVIMATHDLFRAKDMGTRIVILKDGRSVRTLDPAESSYTDVEDAYLGVFETAS